The following proteins are encoded in a genomic region of Corallococcus silvisoli:
- a CDS encoding DUF3883 domain-containing protein yields MSIARCRAGSSAGARPALHLAQENLREPHAEEMVIELALEDIEGRETGSGGQGYARSRALRVAVELHTMKFVTHHYEEAGWEVTDVSARESWDLVCTRVGEPEIHVEVKGTISDGEKVFLTRNEVEHARQRYPHVALAVVTRINITWVEERPVASGGSLRVRSPWVVEDAALSPIAYEYRPPVSPGD; encoded by the coding sequence GTGAGCATCGCGAGGTGCCGCGCGGGGAGTTCGGCCGGCGCGAGGCCAGCCCTGCATCTCGCGCAGGAGAACCTCCGCGAACCGCATGCCGAGGAGATGGTGATTGAGCTGGCTCTCGAAGATATCGAAGGCCGGGAGACGGGCAGCGGTGGTCAGGGGTACGCCCGCTCCAGGGCGCTCCGGGTCGCCGTGGAGCTGCACACGATGAAATTCGTGACGCACCACTACGAAGAAGCGGGCTGGGAGGTGACGGACGTATCAGCGCGTGAGTCCTGGGACCTCGTGTGTACCCGGGTGGGCGAGCCGGAGATCCACGTTGAGGTGAAAGGGACGATCTCAGATGGCGAGAAGGTCTTCCTGACCCGGAACGAGGTGGAGCACGCGCGCCAGCGGTATCCTCACGTCGCTCTCGCCGTCGTGACACGAATCAATATCACTTGGGTGGAGGAGCGTCCCGTTGCCTCGGGCGGGTCACTGCGGGTCCGCAGTCCCTGGGTGGTCGAGGATGCGGCCCTCAGCCCCATCGCCTATGAATATCGCCCGCCGGTCTCGCCCGGCGATTGA
- a CDS encoding PD-(D/E)XK motif protein: protein MADVTAVRWESLRRRRTPHDFIVEPVEKDFTDCQLGIEADGRLHLLVAVALDPPSLPPDLQSIEVRVVENERTWLDVSALSHHEDLFTMLVNKILYAIRVERRDPATSVEATIDELRAALRPVAQELGVGEQVGLFGELWILSNVLIPSIGARACHLWSGPLGEQHDFVGDAVHIEVKTTAKADEKHEISRLDQLRAPAGKRLLIASVLLERSIGGAATITTLVNEIIVKLGTDGRAIDVFEAKLKNIGWHDGLRQTGSLLRFNLRDAHVFAVEGTFPRLPDDYVPPRGVTGIRYTIDVAARSFLSATEVEAILQSM, encoded by the coding sequence ATGGCTGATGTGACGGCCGTACGCTGGGAGTCGCTCCGTCGGCGGCGCACCCCGCATGACTTCATTGTCGAGCCGGTCGAGAAGGACTTCACGGACTGCCAGCTAGGCATCGAGGCTGATGGCAGGCTGCACCTCCTGGTGGCTGTGGCGTTGGATCCCCCGAGCCTTCCTCCCGATCTCCAGAGCATCGAGGTCAGGGTCGTGGAGAATGAACGCACGTGGCTCGACGTCTCCGCTCTCAGCCACCACGAGGACCTCTTCACGATGCTTGTGAACAAGATCCTCTACGCCATCCGTGTCGAGCGGCGCGATCCCGCGACGTCGGTGGAGGCGACGATTGATGAGCTGCGCGCCGCGCTCCGGCCCGTGGCCCAGGAGCTTGGAGTTGGGGAGCAGGTGGGCTTGTTCGGAGAGCTGTGGATCCTGTCGAACGTTCTGATCCCCTCGATCGGTGCGCGCGCGTGCCACCTCTGGAGCGGTCCGCTGGGCGAACAGCACGATTTCGTCGGAGACGCGGTCCACATCGAGGTGAAGACCACGGCCAAGGCCGACGAGAAACATGAGATATCCCGCCTGGATCAGCTACGTGCGCCCGCCGGCAAGCGACTCCTGATCGCAAGCGTCCTCCTTGAAAGGTCTATCGGGGGTGCCGCCACCATCACGACGCTGGTGAACGAGATCATCGTGAAGCTCGGGACGGACGGGCGCGCGATCGACGTCTTCGAGGCCAAGCTGAAGAACATCGGCTGGCACGATGGCCTCCGCCAGACGGGCTCGCTCCTGCGCTTCAACCTCCGCGACGCCCACGTCTTCGCGGTGGAGGGGACCTTTCCCCGACTGCCTGATGACTACGTGCCTCCGCGGGGCGTGACAGGCATCAGGTACACCATTGACGTTGCCGCCCGATCATTTCTCAGTGCAACCGAGGTGGAGGCGATCCTTCAGTCTATGTGA
- a CDS encoding Z1 domain-containing protein has protein sequence MGSEAHHHFTLKPKIRLWIDGTAWTNWSRHEAYLRSQPKWKPHQVDSVAEESLRIIARTTLIGRPEFQCRGLVVGYVQSGKTANFTAVAARAADVGYRLVIVLSGIHDSLRNQTQRRLERELVDVGVNWITLTDPETDFQEPEVANGFGATGTVLVVAKKIVPILERLNGWLGKLEGQLADVPLLLIDDEADQASINTRGNRRDPSVDEDELADDEGPSRTNELIRDLLRRCPRATYLAYTATPFANILIDPGAFDNHVGEDLFPKDFVIQLPRPDSYTGTEELFGVTAQHRNVLRVVDENDVRALKPKRRKKGEPLVAHGPLDLPHSLCDALLTFALAGAIRLLRGHQGEPHTMLVHVSQVQKDQMRIGAAIEEQIRAWFNHDRAEPGAIRGMMRSSLKDLGQVSLPADVDDVFDEAERNLARLQVVVLNSTTGEELEYEERPGRQLIAVGGNRLSRGLTLEGLTIAYFLRTTTMADTLLQMARWYGFRSGYDDLIRIWTTDGIAEWFVELALVEDALRDSITVLNKAGRRPDEMAIRMRAHSKLLLTSKAKSRMLELDARSWSAENPQTILFPLRDAALLERNLDLASGLLIAHPPTQVAHGGAITHDVPAHHIADFLRRFEGHPNSVAFQGADIADWIMERSAVGELASWTVFVANPQRERQVLLGGRPYGLVHRSLTGNEAIGILTDPRHEGVDLHGGPERYRAGMTFNARAIRQDRPPARGLLLLYPLDPEPLQAPSRAVLGVALSLPRTSDDGRSFMVNRGLLHG, from the coding sequence ATGGGAAGTGAAGCGCACCATCACTTCACGTTGAAGCCTAAGATCAGGCTCTGGATCGACGGTACGGCCTGGACGAACTGGTCGAGGCACGAGGCGTACCTGCGCTCCCAGCCGAAGTGGAAGCCGCATCAGGTCGACTCGGTCGCCGAGGAGTCCCTTCGGATCATCGCGAGAACCACCCTTATAGGACGGCCCGAGTTCCAGTGCCGCGGACTGGTCGTCGGGTATGTCCAATCTGGGAAAACGGCCAACTTCACGGCGGTGGCCGCCCGGGCGGCGGACGTCGGCTATCGCCTGGTCATCGTCCTGTCGGGCATCCACGACTCCCTGCGGAATCAGACGCAGCGGCGGCTCGAGCGCGAACTCGTCGACGTTGGCGTGAATTGGATTACCCTCACAGACCCCGAGACCGACTTTCAGGAACCGGAGGTGGCGAACGGCTTCGGCGCCACCGGCACCGTGCTTGTTGTCGCGAAGAAGATCGTTCCCATCCTGGAACGCCTCAATGGCTGGCTGGGAAAGCTGGAAGGACAGCTTGCGGACGTGCCCCTGCTCCTGATCGACGATGAGGCGGATCAGGCGTCTATCAATACCAGGGGTAACCGCCGCGATCCGAGCGTGGATGAGGACGAACTCGCCGACGATGAAGGTCCTTCCCGCACGAACGAGCTGATTCGGGATCTGCTGCGGAGATGCCCCCGGGCGACGTATCTCGCGTACACCGCGACCCCGTTCGCAAACATCCTCATCGACCCTGGAGCCTTCGACAACCACGTCGGCGAGGACCTGTTCCCCAAGGATTTCGTAATTCAGCTCCCACGACCCGATAGCTACACCGGCACGGAGGAACTGTTCGGGGTGACCGCGCAACACCGCAACGTGCTTCGTGTGGTCGATGAGAACGACGTGAGAGCGCTCAAGCCCAAGCGACGCAAGAAGGGCGAGCCCCTGGTCGCCCACGGCCCTCTAGACCTCCCGCACTCGCTCTGCGACGCCTTGCTTACGTTCGCGCTGGCAGGGGCCATCCGACTTCTGCGCGGTCACCAGGGTGAGCCCCACACCATGCTCGTGCACGTCTCCCAGGTCCAGAAGGACCAGATGCGCATCGGCGCAGCAATCGAGGAACAGATCCGGGCTTGGTTCAACCACGACCGAGCGGAGCCCGGGGCCATCCGCGGGATGATGCGGTCGTCGCTGAAAGACCTCGGACAGGTGTCTCTGCCTGCTGATGTCGATGACGTCTTCGACGAGGCAGAACGGAACCTTGCGCGGCTCCAAGTCGTCGTGCTCAACAGCACGACCGGGGAGGAGTTGGAGTACGAGGAGCGCCCCGGACGCCAGTTGATCGCGGTCGGTGGCAACCGCCTGTCCCGTGGGCTGACGCTGGAAGGGCTCACCATCGCCTACTTCCTGCGAACGACGACAATGGCCGACACGCTCCTCCAGATGGCGCGCTGGTACGGCTTCCGAAGCGGGTACGACGATCTGATCCGCATCTGGACCACCGACGGAATCGCGGAGTGGTTCGTGGAGCTGGCCCTCGTCGAGGATGCCCTGCGGGACTCCATCACGGTGCTCAACAAAGCCGGGCGGCGTCCCGACGAGATGGCCATTCGGATGCGGGCGCACTCCAAGCTTTTGCTGACGAGCAAGGCCAAGAGCCGGATGTTGGAGCTGGATGCCCGCTCCTGGTCGGCCGAGAACCCGCAGACAATCCTGTTCCCCTTGCGTGACGCAGCGCTGCTGGAGCGGAATCTCGACTTGGCGTCGGGGCTGCTCATCGCCCACCCGCCGACACAAGTTGCCCACGGCGGAGCCATCACCCACGATGTGCCCGCTCACCACATTGCTGACTTCCTCCGACGTTTTGAGGGCCACCCGAACAGCGTGGCCTTCCAGGGCGCAGATATCGCGGACTGGATCATGGAGCGGTCCGCCGTGGGCGAACTGGCGAGCTGGACCGTGTTCGTGGCGAACCCTCAGCGTGAGCGGCAGGTCCTCCTTGGGGGACGACCCTACGGCTTGGTCCACCGCTCGCTGACCGGGAACGAGGCCATCGGGATCCTGACGGATCCGCGCCATGAGGGCGTGGATCTTCACGGGGGCCCGGAACGCTACCGGGCAGGGATGACGTTCAACGCTCGTGCGATTCGGCAGGACCGGCCGCCCGCGCGTGGTCTGCTACTCCTGTACCCTCTCGACCCTGAGCCGTTGCAGGCGCCATCGCGGGCGGTGCTGGGCGTGGCCCTGTCCCTGCCCCGTACGAGCGACGACGGCCGCTCATTCATGGTGAACCGCGGGCTCCTGCATGGCTGA
- a CDS encoding ATP-binding protein: MTFTILRLLTHSELGMFHEYRRSGREGSKQRAINYDSDVVDRVFPAAKDSDRIAITCRCLEAAKTVVVKEQWLKKQEKNWRLEGHCPKSQYYGFVEPGVLFAMVVDSSSSPASASWVVVPTGHPARTAIINHGESARFGKSAMIALYGEEGDFCRQVLAEHYPQLFEKVENVRNNPNRSTGLEPDPLGLFKILARAGHSLPSAVADLVDNSLSKGASEIDIIFPNPNQGGRWMCIRDNGVGMTPEGLREAMKIGHQRDYDAADLGKYGYGLKGAAWSQADRLTVVSKAANSPESVLTWDREHLDRTRRWEILEDPVEEKYAESVRLGTSGTAVLLTRMRPPIEAPKVKGVEPYTQEVAAVRDHLELVFHRFLEGAVRGRQRVTIRLLKGTELRPNNPMAHPLTKAFDPRSIELPGHQDPSKRPIITVRAYVMPNEAEFHEYHKEQPPQAIREQRDRMTLSGRWNDSQGFYFYRLDRLIKWGGWEDLFAKDEHTKLLRVAVDFDRQADDQLQVDISKQVIRLPVALTDNLKDILKTPRSQARSRYDKKVSTGGGESGATPGGTGAGAGASASKTTGVTGTGRGPTPSPPAPKKERSPLRLVEGASLPWERKTGFAGEQVELSHRIPELVALAQAIDGDNEAKKALSEFLRVLEQAGVVPILDGKLDGK; encoded by the coding sequence ATGACGTTCACGATCCTGCGTCTGCTCACCCACTCGGAACTCGGCATGTTCCACGAGTACCGCCGGAGCGGGCGGGAGGGCTCGAAACAGCGCGCGATCAATTACGACTCGGACGTCGTGGACCGCGTGTTCCCCGCAGCGAAGGATTCCGACCGCATCGCCATCACCTGCCGTTGCCTGGAGGCCGCGAAGACGGTGGTGGTGAAGGAACAGTGGCTCAAGAAGCAGGAGAAGAACTGGCGCCTGGAAGGGCACTGCCCCAAGAGTCAGTACTACGGCTTCGTCGAGCCCGGCGTCCTGTTCGCGATGGTGGTGGACTCGTCGAGCAGCCCGGCATCGGCCTCGTGGGTGGTCGTCCCGACCGGACACCCGGCTAGAACCGCCATCATCAACCACGGCGAGAGCGCGAGGTTCGGCAAGTCCGCCATGATCGCGCTGTACGGCGAGGAGGGCGATTTCTGCCGGCAGGTCCTCGCGGAGCACTACCCCCAGCTGTTCGAGAAGGTCGAGAACGTGCGGAACAACCCGAACCGCAGCACCGGGCTGGAGCCCGACCCACTAGGCCTTTTCAAGATCCTGGCACGCGCCGGCCACAGCCTTCCCAGCGCCGTCGCCGACCTCGTGGATAACAGCCTGTCGAAGGGTGCTTCCGAGATCGACATCATATTCCCCAACCCGAACCAGGGCGGGCGGTGGATGTGCATCCGCGACAACGGGGTTGGCATGACGCCCGAGGGTTTGCGCGAGGCGATGAAGATAGGGCACCAGCGGGACTACGACGCAGCTGATCTCGGGAAGTACGGCTACGGTCTAAAGGGTGCAGCTTGGTCCCAGGCTGACCGACTCACCGTCGTCTCCAAGGCGGCGAATAGCCCCGAGAGCGTACTGACCTGGGATCGGGAGCACCTGGACCGCACCCGCCGCTGGGAGATCCTTGAGGACCCTGTGGAGGAGAAGTACGCCGAGTCCGTCCGACTCGGGACCTCAGGAACAGCGGTACTGCTCACCCGGATGCGGCCTCCGATAGAGGCCCCCAAGGTCAAGGGCGTGGAGCCCTATACTCAGGAGGTTGCGGCCGTCCGCGATCACTTGGAGTTGGTGTTCCACCGGTTCCTGGAGGGCGCGGTTCGCGGCCGGCAGCGGGTCACTATCCGGTTGTTGAAGGGCACGGAGCTGCGGCCGAACAACCCGATGGCGCACCCGTTGACCAAGGCGTTCGACCCTCGCAGCATCGAGCTTCCTGGGCACCAGGACCCCTCGAAGCGGCCCATCATCACCGTGCGTGCCTACGTGATGCCGAACGAGGCCGAGTTCCACGAATACCACAAGGAGCAACCGCCCCAGGCGATCCGGGAACAGCGCGACCGAATGACGCTGAGCGGGCGGTGGAACGACTCCCAGGGCTTCTACTTCTATCGCCTCGACCGGCTCATCAAGTGGGGCGGGTGGGAGGACCTGTTCGCAAAAGACGAGCACACCAAGCTCCTCCGCGTGGCGGTGGACTTCGATCGGCAGGCCGACGACCAGCTCCAAGTCGACATCAGCAAGCAAGTCATCCGACTTCCGGTGGCGCTGACCGACAACCTCAAGGACATCCTAAAGACCCCGAGGAGCCAAGCGAGAAGCCGCTACGACAAGAAGGTGAGTACCGGTGGTGGCGAGAGCGGAGCAACGCCAGGCGGAACCGGGGCCGGGGCGGGGGCCAGCGCCAGCAAAACGACGGGCGTAACGGGGACCGGACGTGGGCCGACTCCTTCGCCCCCAGCCCCTAAGAAGGAGCGCTCGCCGCTACGGCTCGTTGAGGGGGCGTCGCTCCCATGGGAGCGCAAGACGGGCTTCGCGGGTGAGCAAGTGGAGCTCTCCCATCGGATCCCGGAATTGGTCGCGCTTGCGCAGGCGATCGATGGGGACAACGAGGCAAAGAAGGCGCTGTCGGAGTTCCTCCGCGTACTGGAGCAGGCGGGCGTCGTACCGATCCTCGATGGAAAGCTCGATGGGAAGTGA
- a CDS encoding DNA cytosine methyltransferase produces MPRQQVKHAKHDRSVPDLFPDYCWSPGRSRDLAATGPWPAVPRDVDELIRRKLRRIQEGGALRYMDMFAGCGGISLGFLTAGFTPVASVENDPWAAESHGANFGPRSLGGDRPAHHVPRDATTEDAVSVFTDLGLAGTPEDQIDILVGGPPCQAFARVGRAKLREQAHRRQEATADQAFLVDGRVSLWQRYVHFIRATKPVALLMENVPDILNHGGSNVAELVSRSLAEEGYAVAYTLLNAAWYGVPQTRERMILIGFHRATGITPRFPSPTHHVDLPSGYTSSKNTARRVIHEEGSEHHRWIADPTRSLSRATTASEALADLPPLFALDLLRSGHLRRGAKDPSEPVGYTSNKPTTRYSMLMRKWPGFAPQTTTGHVFRYLPRDYKIFAEIEAGWEYPEVHAHVERKISSWLVHRKRRGLSTDARDPDVRDFIVAWRIPYDPTKFPNKWWKLDAGKPVRTLMAHLGKDSYSHIHYDSDQARTITVREAARLQSFPDGFVFKGSMNPAFRQIGNAVPPLFAYAIAMGMRESLEAPSVADMRSELLGLPQSHIITTEGSR; encoded by the coding sequence ATGCCGCGGCAACAGGTGAAACACGCCAAACACGACCGGTCGGTTCCGGATCTTTTTCCCGACTACTGCTGGTCCCCCGGTCGATCCAGGGACTTGGCCGCTACAGGCCCGTGGCCCGCCGTCCCCCGCGACGTCGACGAGCTAATTCGCAGGAAGCTCCGCCGCATCCAGGAAGGGGGCGCGCTCCGGTACATGGACATGTTCGCGGGCTGCGGCGGTATCTCCCTCGGCTTCCTGACCGCCGGCTTCACGCCGGTCGCGTCTGTCGAGAACGACCCCTGGGCTGCGGAATCGCACGGGGCGAACTTCGGCCCGCGGTCCCTGGGCGGCGACCGCCCTGCCCACCACGTCCCGCGCGACGCCACGACAGAGGATGCAGTCAGCGTCTTTACAGACCTGGGGCTCGCAGGAACCCCCGAGGATCAAATCGACATCTTGGTCGGTGGCCCGCCGTGCCAAGCCTTCGCTCGTGTCGGACGCGCGAAGCTCCGGGAACAGGCGCATCGCCGTCAGGAGGCGACCGCCGATCAGGCATTCCTGGTCGATGGTCGGGTGAGCCTCTGGCAGCGCTATGTGCACTTCATCCGTGCCACGAAGCCCGTAGCGCTCCTGATGGAGAACGTACCCGACATCCTGAACCACGGTGGCAGCAACGTGGCCGAGCTGGTCTCCAGGAGCCTCGCCGAGGAAGGCTACGCCGTCGCCTACACCCTCCTGAACGCCGCGTGGTACGGAGTGCCGCAGACCCGCGAGCGCATGATCCTCATCGGGTTTCACCGCGCGACGGGCATCACGCCTCGGTTCCCGTCGCCGACGCACCACGTGGACCTCCCGTCCGGGTACACGAGCTCGAAGAACACGGCCCGACGGGTGATTCACGAGGAAGGCTCAGAACACCACCGGTGGATAGCAGATCCGACACGCTCCTTGAGCCGCGCTACGACGGCTTCGGAGGCCCTAGCAGACCTCCCGCCGCTCTTTGCGCTCGATCTCCTGCGGTCCGGGCATCTCCGTAGGGGAGCCAAGGACCCGTCGGAGCCGGTGGGCTACACCTCAAACAAGCCCACCACGCGGTACTCCATGCTGATGCGGAAGTGGCCCGGCTTCGCGCCGCAGACCACTACCGGCCATGTCTTCCGCTACCTTCCTCGGGACTACAAGATCTTCGCGGAGATCGAGGCGGGCTGGGAGTACCCCGAGGTCCATGCGCATGTGGAGCGCAAGATCTCGTCTTGGTTGGTGCATCGGAAGCGCCGTGGCCTGAGCACCGACGCCCGCGACCCTGACGTCCGCGATTTCATCGTCGCGTGGCGTATCCCCTACGACCCGACGAAGTTCCCGAACAAGTGGTGGAAGCTAGATGCGGGCAAGCCTGTGCGGACCCTGATGGCCCATCTGGGCAAGGACTCGTACTCGCATATCCACTACGACTCTGACCAAGCGCGCACGATCACTGTCCGTGAGGCGGCCCGCCTTCAGTCGTTTCCCGATGGCTTCGTGTTCAAGGGGTCGATGAACCCCGCCTTCCGGCAGATCGGGAACGCCGTTCCGCCCCTGTTCGCCTACGCCATCGCGATGGGGATGCGTGAGAGCCTCGAAGCCCCCTCGGTCGCTGACATGCGGAGCGAGCTCCTGGGGCTGCCGCAGTCGCACATCATCACCACCGAAGGCTCACGATGA
- a CDS encoding very short patch repair endonuclease, protein MGRMGLTRSEQMARIRGTDTSPEVTLRRALWSRGLRYRLHERTPAGRPDVALPASRVAVFIDGCFWHGCPFHYARPRSREEFWSAKLAANIDRDARQSALLEEAGWRVVRIWEHEVVEELASAVDRVERAVRGGGSPWAGQRRVRRVMEVGGGLERREIVALCAPSDVVEVSEGPRVTAKARALKRSRR, encoded by the coding sequence ATGGGCCGGATGGGGCTCACAAGATCGGAACAGATGGCCCGCATACGTGGCACGGACACGTCACCCGAGGTCACGCTGCGACGCGCCCTCTGGTCTCGTGGCTTGCGCTACCGCCTCCACGAACGAACCCCCGCAGGCAGACCCGATGTAGCGCTCCCGGCCAGTCGCGTTGCGGTGTTCATCGACGGTTGCTTCTGGCATGGGTGCCCGTTTCACTATGCACGCCCTCGCTCCCGCGAGGAGTTCTGGTCGGCCAAGCTGGCCGCCAACATCGACCGCGACGCTCGCCAGTCTGCACTGCTGGAGGAAGCGGGCTGGCGGGTGGTGCGGATCTGGGAGCACGAGGTCGTCGAAGAGTTGGCCAGTGCCGTTGATCGCGTCGAACGTGCTGTGCGGGGCGGCGGTAGCCCATGGGCGGGCCAGCGTCGTGTGCGGCGCGTCATGGAAGTCGGCGGTGGCCTGGAGCGTCGTGAGATTGTCGCGCTGTGTGCCCCCTCCGATGTAGTCGAGGTGTCCGAAGGGCCTCGCGTGACGGCCAAGGCCCGTGCGCTCAAAAGGTCGAGGCGGTAG
- a CDS encoding IS3 family transposase — MKFSFIHAEKALFPVAALCRHLSVSRSGYYAWAKRPESERKKRDRALQLEVAAIHQESRGTYGAPRVHAELKARGQRVARKRVARLMRQTGLRGRARRRFVRTTDSAHRHPVAPNTLERNFHPGQPHCAWVGDLTYVWTDEGWLYLAVLLELFSRKVVGWAMGERIDSGLVLSALDMALLGGPAPRLHYSDRLNPPSTRARTTADDWRRGIGCSMSRKGNCWDNAVAESFFSTLKLELVYGTPFKTREAAKQSLFEYIEVVYNRKRRHSALGYVSPAECERMAAIKRLAA; from the coding sequence GTGAAGTTCTCCTTCATCCACGCGGAGAAGGCCCTCTTCCCGGTAGCTGCCCTCTGCCGGCACCTGAGCGTCTCCCGGAGCGGTTACTACGCCTGGGCGAAACGACCCGAGTCCGAGAGGAAGAAGCGCGACCGGGCGCTCCAACTCGAAGTGGCAGCCATCCACCAGGAGAGTCGGGGCACGTACGGCGCTCCTCGGGTTCATGCGGAACTCAAAGCGAGGGGCCAGCGGGTGGCCCGGAAGCGAGTGGCTCGTCTGATGCGCCAGACGGGCCTGCGAGGACGCGCACGGCGTCGCTTCGTGCGGACCACCGACTCCGCCCATCGCCACCCGGTGGCACCCAACACCCTGGAAAGGAACTTCCACCCCGGCCAACCCCACTGCGCGTGGGTGGGTGACCTCACCTATGTCTGGACGGACGAGGGATGGTTGTACCTGGCGGTGCTGCTGGAGCTCTTCAGCCGCAAGGTGGTGGGCTGGGCGATGGGCGAGAGAATCGACAGCGGCTTGGTGCTGAGCGCGCTCGATATGGCATTGCTCGGCGGTCCCGCTCCGCGATTGCACTACTCCGACCGCTTGAATCCGCCCAGTACGCGAGCGAGGACTACCGCCGACGACTGGAGGCGCGGTATTGGATGCAGCATGTCTCGCAAGGGCAACTGCTGGGACAATGCCGTGGCGGAGAGCTTCTTCTCCACCCTGAAGTTGGAGCTCGTCTACGGCACCCCCTTCAAGACACGTGAGGCGGCGAAGCAGTCGCTGTTCGAGTACATCGAGGTGGTCTACAACCGGAAGCGGCGCCACTCCGCCCTGGGCTACGTCAGTCCTGCGGAGTGCGAGCGGATGGCCGCAATCAAGAGGCTGGCAGCATAG
- a CDS encoding integration host factor subunit alpha, which yields MTKADIIEGVYEKVGFSKKESAEIVELVFDTVKETLERGDKIKISGFGNFQVRQKKARVGRNPQTGKEIEISARRVLTFRPSQVLKSALNGEAPPENHAEIDAQEEAAADAAEARGEDFDEGMEEGEE from the coding sequence ATGACGAAAGCGGACATCATCGAGGGGGTCTACGAGAAGGTCGGCTTCTCGAAGAAGGAGTCGGCGGAGATCGTCGAGCTCGTCTTCGACACCGTGAAGGAGACGCTGGAGCGCGGGGACAAGATCAAGATCTCCGGGTTCGGAAACTTCCAGGTGCGCCAGAAGAAGGCGCGCGTGGGGCGCAACCCGCAGACGGGCAAGGAGATCGAGATCAGCGCGCGCCGGGTGCTGACCTTCCGTCCGAGCCAGGTGTTGAAGAGCGCCCTGAACGGCGAAGCGCCTCCGGAGAACCACGCGGAGATCGACGCGCAGGAAGAGGCGGCGGCGGACGCGGCGGAGGCCCGGGGCGAGGACTTCGACGAGGGAATGGAAGAGGGCGAGGAGTAG